The window GCGGCATGGCAAAACAAGTCATTCCCGCGCAGGCGGGAATCCAGTGCCGGGATGAGGCATTGCCCTCGATGCGCTGAATAGTTACTCCGTTGTTTTTAATGCCTTCCGTCTCCAGCTTGCCGCAGGCAGGTCTGCCATCTGTCTTCTGACCTCTGACCACTGACTGGCGCGAAATAAGTTTTTTGCACCCGACTCAGTCCGTCCCGCACGACCTCACCCGCGCACCACCTCTTCCAGCGCCCTGCAAAACTCCTCCATCACCGGGCGTTGCACCAGACTGACCCGGATCCAGCCGGGAAAGCGAAACCCGGTCATGGTCCGGACCAGGATGCCTTTGTGGGCCAGCTTGCGATGAAGCAGGGTGTCGGAGACCGGGGTGCGGATCATCATGAAGTTGCCTTCGTGGCAGACATATTCCAATCCCAGTTTGGCGCATTCGCCGCGCAGCAGTTCCTTGGCCTCGGCCACCATGGTCCGGGTCGCGGTGATGAACGGGACGTCGTGCTCCAGGGCCGCGGTTGCCGCGATCTGGCCCAGGCTGTTCACCGAATAGACCACGTGGGTGCGGCGGATGATGTCCACCACCTCGGGTGAACCGCACAAATAGCCCACGCGCAGCCCGGCCAGGGCGTACATCTTGGAGAAGGTCCGGAAGACCACGAGATTCGGAAACTCGCGCATCAACTCCATCCCGTCGGGATTGTCTTCACGGTCCACGTACTCGAAATAGGCCTCGTCCAGAACCACGATCCGCTCGCCACCCACGGCCTCCAGAAAGCCGCGCATGGTCGCCGCGTCCCAGTAGGTGCCCGTGGGGTTGTTGGGGTTGCAGACGAAAAAGATCTTGGTCCGCTCGTCAGCCGCGTCCAGCATGGCCTGGGGATCAAAGGCCATGTCCCGCAGCGGCGTCAGCCGGACCTGGAAGCCGGAAAACTCGGCCACCCATTCATACACGGCAAAGGTCTTGTCCGCGGTGACGATATTGTCCCCGCGCTCGCAAAAGGCCTTGATCACGCTGGCGATGACCTCGCAGGAGCCGTTGCCCACCAGGAACTGATCGGCGGACTTGCCAAATTTCGCGGCCAGAGCCTGGCGCAGATCATAGCAGTCACCGCTGGGATAGATCGGCACGCGTCCAGCCTCGAAATCTTC is drawn from Desulfonatronum thiosulfatophilum and contains these coding sequences:
- the hisC gene encoding histidinol-phosphate transaminase, which codes for MSTLPLDRLVPAYIQAFEPYTPSRPDHELRRLFGVDHLHRLNNNENALGPPPSARQAIEDFEAGRVPIYPSGDCYDLRQALAAKFGKSADQFLVGNGSCEVIASVIKAFCERGDNIVTADKTFAVYEWVAEFSGFQVRLTPLRDMAFDPQAMLDAADERTKIFFVCNPNNPTGTYWDAATMRGFLEAVGGERIVVLDEAYFEYVDREDNPDGMELMREFPNLVVFRTFSKMYALAGLRVGYLCGSPEVVDIIRRTHVVYSVNSLGQIAATAALEHDVPFITATRTMVAEAKELLRGECAKLGLEYVCHEGNFMMIRTPVSDTLLHRKLAHKGILVRTMTGFRFPGWIRVSLVQRPVMEEFCRALEEVVRG